CACCTGCCCCAATGACCAGGAGCCTGGGTGAGGTTGCTGACAAAGCATTGCTAACGTGTAGCCATCCAGGTTAGTGATCCATTTCTCAATGGTTTCATTGAATTGTTGCAGTAAAGTATCTGCGTTGCTTGTTTCCATCGGTACGCTTTTTATACTACCTCAAAGGTAATAGTTAACATATTCAAATCCAGATGTAAATATACCGGCGTTATTCATTCAGAATTTGTTTAAACTTGTATAGAAATTCCGGAAAATACCTCATCATCATAACTCAAAAAAATCATGATCTACATTACCCAGCTCATTTATATCAACCAGGGGCAGGAAGCGCAGTTTGATCAATTTGAAAGCGTTGCCATTCCCATCATCAGCAGGTACAATGGCCGGCTTCTCTTCCGTTTGCGGCCTGCACCGGACCACTACATTGAGGCCACCATTGACCACCCTTATGAAATACACCTGGTAACTTTTGACAACGAAGCTGATTTCGAAGCCTTTAAAGCCGATAAAGAACGGGATCAGGTGCTGCACCTGAAAAATGCATCGGTTAAAAAGATAGTATTAGTAAAGGGTGTAGCATTGTAAAGAAATGCGAATACTTCAGAAAATATTTTGGGAATGATGTCCAATTTCTTCCGTCTCATTTGTTATAGATGTAGATAATATATTCAATAACAATTAAAATCAGGCAAGATGAACGAGTTCATATTATTATTCCGTTTAGACATCATCACAAAAGAAGCGCAACCTTCTCCTGAACAAATGCAGGCGTATATGAAAGAATGGCAAAAATGGGTAAATGGTATCGATGCGCAGCATAAATTGTCATCCGGAGGCAATCACCTCTCCAGTGAAGGCAGGGTGGTTAAGTCGGGCAATGTGGTAACAGATGGCCCTTATGCCGAACTTAAGGAATCAGTTGCCGGCTATATTATTATAAAAACAACGGACTTTGAAGATGCTGTCAGCATCGCAAAAACTTGTCCGATCCTCGCGGGAGCAGGCAACAGTGTAGAAGTAAGGCAAGTGGATCCAATGTAATTATAAATGCTGCCATACCTTTGGCGGACCTCTTCTTTATGGAAAATAAGGAGTTAATACCACATTTATTCAGGACGGAATACAGAAAAATAGTTTCCGTCCTGTGCCGGCATTTTGGACTCCGGCAAATAGCAATTGCGGAAGATATTGCCAGCGATACCTTTCTCACAGCAACAGAAACCTGGGGACTGAAAGGTATTCCGCAAAACCCGGTAGCATGGCTGTACAATGCGGCAAAGAACAAAGCAAAAAATCATTTACAGCGGGATCATTTCTTCGAAAATAAAATAGCACCGGAATTAAAAAACAACTCTTCGGACAGTTACCCTGACGATATTGATCTGTCTCCACAAAATATCAGTGATAGTCAGTTACAGATGATGTTTGCCATTTGTCATCCTGCTATTCCTCCTGAAGCGCAAATCGGTTTATCACTCCGTATCCTCTGTAGTTTTAGTATTGAAGAAATTGCAGCTGCTTTTCTTACCAACAAAGAAACCATCAATAAACGATTATTCAGGGCCAGGGAAAAACTGCGGCAGCAAAAAAATATCATCAGTCTGCCGGACCCGTCGGAAATAGATGAGCGGTTAGCGCCCGTACTAACGACCATCTATTTATTATTCAATGAAGGATATTATTCTGTCAGCCAAAACAAAACGCTTCGGGAGGAGCTTTGTCTTGAAGCCATGCGGTTATGCACGATGCTTGTTGAAAATAAAAGCACCAATCAACCACAGGTCAATGCCCTCCTTTCGCTGATGTGTTTTCATGCATCACGATTTGAAGCACGCCTCCATGAAAATGGTGAACTTATTTTGTACGAAGAACAAGATATCAGTCGCTGGAACGCAGACCTTATTGGCAAAGGAGGATATTTCCTGCATTGTTCGGCCAACGGGAATATCATTTCAAAATATCATATAGAAGCAGCCATTGCTTATTGGCATACCCAGCCATCTGATGAGAATGAGAAATGGGAAAACATCTTACAACTCTATAACCGGTTATTACAGATAGCCTATTCCCCCATAGCCATTCTCAACAAAATGTACGCACTTTCAAAAGTAAACGGAAAACAGGCAGCGATAACAGCAGCGGAAGAATTAAGCCTGACAGACAATCATTTTTACTTTGCACTCCTTGGTCTGCTTTATACAGATATTGATCATGAAAAGGCAAAAACAAATTACAGGAAAGCATTTTCATTGGCGAAGACAGCATCTCAAAAGCAGGCTATTCAAAAGAAGATGGCTATTCTCTGATCACACATTAAAATATATCAATATTCATTTTCTCCTATTTTTAGCTTAAAATTGAATAATAATTAAACAAGTAGCTACCCCAAAAAACAAGCTAAAAATGAAGATCACCATTACCCTGCTATTCGTCCTTATAGCTAATTGCGCCATTGCACAAAGCATCACGATTGCCACCTATCAATATGCAGATAACCCCCGGATAAAGAACCTGGAGCCTTTAGCCAACCATCTGCAGGAGAGAATGGGTATAAAAACACAGGTAAAAAGCTATCCGACGATCCAGTTGTTTATTGAAGCGATCCAGCAGGGTGAAGTAGATGTAGCTTTTATTAATACTTTTGGTTACCTGCTTTTAGAAACCAGCCATAAAAAACATGTCATGGTTCCTTCCCTGGTCATGCAAGGGCCCGACACCGTAAAGGCGGATTATAAAACAGCTTTTGTGGCCGCTGCTACTTCTCCTGTTAAAACCTGGAAGGATGTAAAAACTTATGCCGGACAAACACACCTTGCACTGGTGTTTACCGGGTCAACAGCGGGAAACCTGGTGCCACGGCTCGGATTGACAGCCCTGAACATTAATGATGCAGAACAATATTTTAAAAAGGTATCTTATGCCGGCACACACGCCAATGCACTGCAATATTTATTAAAGGATTCTGCCGACCTGGCCGCCATGGGAAGCGCCGAACTGGAGAAGCTTTCACCGCAGGAAAAAAGCCAGCTGCGTGTGATCTGGACATCGCCGGAAATTCCTTTGGGACCTGCCCTGATCAATACCAAACTCAATAAGGAGCTGCAACGGAAGATCACGGAAGAACTGATCAACCTGGATAAAACAAACAACCTTGCTTTCAGTGGTTTAAAATCTGCCTGGAGCGAGGCTAAAACAACCACTCACTTTATTGCTATTTCAAAAAATTATTATCAGCCCTTTCTGCAACACTTTGGCGCAACAAAATATGTAAATGCGATTTTACAACAATTCGCTAATTAACTATTTTCAGTTTCCAGGAAAAAAAGTTGAGCAACTTCCTGTCAGGTCAATTTTAAATCTACTTTTTGTCCTGTTTTAGCTGCCAGGTAAATCGCATCGATAATCTTTAAA
The Chitinophaga sp. MM2321 DNA segment above includes these coding regions:
- a CDS encoding DUF1330 domain-containing protein, whose product is MIYITQLIYINQGQEAQFDQFESVAIPIISRYNGRLLFRLRPAPDHYIEATIDHPYEIHLVTFDNEADFEAFKADKERDQVLHLKNASVKKIVLVKGVAL
- a CDS encoding YciI family protein, giving the protein MNEFILLFRLDIITKEAQPSPEQMQAYMKEWQKWVNGIDAQHKLSSGGNHLSSEGRVVKSGNVVTDGPYAELKESVAGYIIIKTTDFEDAVSIAKTCPILAGAGNSVEVRQVDPM
- a CDS encoding sigma-70 family RNA polymerase sigma factor encodes the protein MENKELIPHLFRTEYRKIVSVLCRHFGLRQIAIAEDIASDTFLTATETWGLKGIPQNPVAWLYNAAKNKAKNHLQRDHFFENKIAPELKNNSSDSYPDDIDLSPQNISDSQLQMMFAICHPAIPPEAQIGLSLRILCSFSIEEIAAAFLTNKETINKRLFRAREKLRQQKNIISLPDPSEIDERLAPVLTTIYLLFNEGYYSVSQNKTLREELCLEAMRLCTMLVENKSTNQPQVNALLSLMCFHASRFEARLHENGELILYEEQDISRWNADLIGKGGYFLHCSANGNIISKYHIEAAIAYWHTQPSDENEKWENILQLYNRLLQIAYSPIAILNKMYALSKVNGKQAAITAAEELSLTDNHFYFALLGLLYTDIDHEKAKTNYRKAFSLAKTASQKQAIQKKMAIL
- the phnD gene encoding phosphate/phosphite/phosphonate ABC transporter substrate-binding protein: MKITITLLFVLIANCAIAQSITIATYQYADNPRIKNLEPLANHLQERMGIKTQVKSYPTIQLFIEAIQQGEVDVAFINTFGYLLLETSHKKHVMVPSLVMQGPDTVKADYKTAFVAAATSPVKTWKDVKTYAGQTHLALVFTGSTAGNLVPRLGLTALNINDAEQYFKKVSYAGTHANALQYLLKDSADLAAMGSAELEKLSPQEKSQLRVIWTSPEIPLGPALINTKLNKELQRKITEELINLDKTNNLAFSGLKSAWSEAKTTTHFIAISKNYYQPFLQHFGATKYVNAILQQFAN